The Papaver somniferum cultivar HN1 chromosome 3, ASM357369v1, whole genome shotgun sequence genome includes a region encoding these proteins:
- the LOC113359747 gene encoding uncharacterized protein LOC113359747: MIIFWFIRRRKVCISWMIHAQKIMEVIELLEKEIELNESSSDYTKANTACDGANGADVVRYGVGSGLENGAGKVAGHSQERGLVSAEVVGDGVVSELDNSQDYGAVKAAGHTQEAPEAEVETGLTTSKVNEVCKVVEVLKNESSGSDTDWKTERITASPSEKTDGSSSKTTSARKRKDESGDYESDFKRGRSET, from the exons atgatcatcttttggttTATTCGCCGTCGGAAAGTCTGTATCTCATGGATGATTCATGCTCAGAAAATCATGGAAGTCATAGAACTCCTTGAAAAAGAGATTGAGCTAAACGAAAGTTCAAGTGATTACACGAAAGCCAATACTGCCTGTGACGGAGCTAATGGAG CGGATGTTGTCAGATATGGAGTAGGATCTGGGTTGGAAAATGGGGCTGGTAAGGTAGCAGGTCATTCACAAGAAAGGGGGCTTGTATCAGCTGAAGTCGTCGGAGATGGAGTAGTATCTGAGCTGGATAATTCCCAGGATTATGGGGCTGTTAAGGCAGCAGGTCATACACAAGAAGCTCCAGAAGCGGAGGTTGAAACTGGGTTAACTACATCCAAGGTAAATGAGGTTTGTAAGGTGGTTGAGGTGCTGAAAAATGAGAGTTCAGGTTCTGACACTGATTGGAAGACGGAAAGAATAACTGCTTCTCCAAGTGAGAAAACAGATGGTAGTAGTAGTAAGACGACATCTGCAAGGAAGAGAAAGGATGAATCGGGTGATTATGAATCAGATTTTAAGAGAGGAAGAAGCGAGACTTGA